One region of Quercus lobata isolate SW786 chromosome 2, ValleyOak3.0 Primary Assembly, whole genome shotgun sequence genomic DNA includes:
- the LOC115974007 gene encoding B3 domain-containing protein At1g05920-like, producing the protein MLTSHDFKGVYIDPSWSPFEWLLEVVSVADRKYHKEISMRNKSMRQFKTGLLGSERNSLNHTQFKKLKHHNKRTLSHSPSTSKNPIVIQQAGPDPPPDMPKEFKNIIMAKEFKNIIIAKNGSDVKLVIQKKLYKTDMLGRFARLSIPKGQMIAEFLSEEEQMSLQQKKEDGVHYKGMEVQLIQPSLKECSISLKKWQQGGNNSYMLSSPWNKIAENNGLEVGDIIQLWSFRVNHSPCLILIKL; encoded by the coding sequence ATGTTGACTTCTCACGATTTCAAGGGTGTGTACATTGATCCAAGTTGGTCTCCCTTTGAGTGGTTGTTAGAGGTTGTTAGTGTTGCTGATCGGAAATATCACAAAGAAATATCTATGAGAAACAAATCGATGAGACAATTCAAGACTGGGCTGCTGGGTTCTGAAAGAAATTCTCTCAACCACACCCAATTCAAGAAGCTGAAGCACCATAATAAAAGAACCCTTTCACACTCACCATCCACATCCAAGAACCCCATAGTCATACAGCAAGCCGGTCCAGACCCACCACCAGACATGCCTAAGGAGTTCAAGAACATAATCATGGCTAAGGAGTTCAAGAACATAATCATAGCTAAGAATGGTTCTGATGTAAAGCTTGTGATCCAGAAGAAACTATATAAAACTGATATGTTGGGTCGATTTGCTCGACTTTCAATACCAAAAGGACAAATGATAGCGGAGTTTCTGAGCGAAGAAGAACAAATGAGTCTACAGcaaaaaaaggaagatgggGTTCATTACAAGGGTATGGAAGTCCAGTTAATACAGCCAAGCCTTAAAGAATGCAGCATCTCATTGAAGAAGTGGCAGCAAGGTGGCAACAACTCTTACATGTTGAGCTCACCTTGGAACAAAATCGCAGAAAATAACGGACTTGAGGTAGGGGATATTATACAGCTTTGGTCCTTCAGAGTCAATCATAGTCCCTGCTTGATCCTTATTAAGCTATAA